The Alkalibacter saccharofermentans DSM 14828 DNA window ATAAAAACAGATGATGATGAGATACATTTAGCTTACTTGGGATCAATAAACAACATTATTGATATCACAAAAATTTTAAAAATAATTAAATCTATAAATAAAGTTAAGCCGGTAACTCTACATATAATAGGGGATGGTGAAAAAAGACAAGAATTATTAATGCAGGTAAAGCTCATTGGAGCGAGAGTTGAATACTATGGGAAAATATATAATCCACAAGAAAAGCAAGATGTTTTTGATAGATGTCACTTTGGTTTAAATATTATGAAAGACTCGGTTTGTGTAGGTTTAACGATGAAATCAATCGACTACCTGCAGGCAGGATTGCCAATAATTAATAATATTTCTTTTGATACGTGCACTTTAGTTCAAAGACATAGTATTGGTTATAATATAGACAATAATAATTTAGATGATGTGGTTGCTTTGATTAATAAATTATCAAAAGAAGATTTAGCAGCAATGAGACATCGAGCAAAAAAAGTGTATGAAGATTATTTTTCCGAAGTATCATTTTATAAATCTATGCGTAAAGGACTCGAGCTAATTGAAAATTGAAATAAGCAGAACACGATATAAGGAAGTATTGGTATGATTAATAAATATAATTCACATATTTTATTAAAAATAATAATAATAGAGATGGTTCTAGGTGGCTCGGGTAGAGTTTTGACAATAACATCTTTGTTGACTATAAGGTATATTTTGTTTGGTTTATCCTTATTATATTTTTCGTATGAAATATATAATAACAACTACTCAATAAAAAACACACCTTTTTATCATGAAGTGAATTTCTTTTTAGCTGTATATTTTATGGCTATTCTTATAGGGTTATTTAACGGATATGATTCTTTAGATGTAATAAATTCTAGCAAGGGATATTTATATATATTTATGATTTATCCAATAGGCATGATGATTTCAAGTAGAGAATTAGTCAAAAAAGCATGGGAGGTTTTTAATAACTCCGCTTTAGTTTTGGCACTGCTATCCATTGCAATATTTGCAATATTTAGCTACGATGAAAGCAGCTACGCTGTCATTAACCCGGTACTCATTAACTTGGAATATGGCCATTTATCGATTAGATACGGTTTGCCGAGTGTGTTTTTTAAGGCTAGTCCATATGTAGCTATTGCATTAATAAACAATTTATTTTTATTCTTTAACTCCCCGCAACAAAGAGACAAATTTAGTATACTTAAAATCCTAATATTGTTAATTAGCATATTAAGTACTCTTACTATGGGTATTTGGTTAGCATCCTTTATTGGATTGGCATTATGTATAGTTTTATCTAGACCTGCGATTAAAAAAAATACTACATTAGTACTATTCAGTTTGATTATAGTTTTAATTTTTGTTTTTAATGATTTTATTATTGATGCATTACTAAATAGATTAAGTCCAACAGACGCAAGTTTTATAATTAAGAAAAATCAGTTTTTTAGTTTGATTAATATTTGGAGAAATAATGTAGTTGTAGGAAATGGTTTTGGAATCAAAGTTTTTTTTGAATCAGCAGTAGCAACTAGAGAGATGGTGAAATTTGAATTATTTTGGATTGAGTTGTTAGTTAATATGGGTCTGATTGGATTAATCAGTTTTCTATTATTAATAATTAAACCCATTTATAAAGCCGTCAAGTTAATAAAAAGCGAAGTTATAAATAAAACTGAAGTGAGGTTATTGCAATCTGGAATTGTTGGTTTAATAATGTTTTCTGTGATATCTTCTGTAAACCCATTTTTAAACAATCCTATTGGACTAGGATATTTAATACTTGTCATGGCAACTATAAATACATATTCAAAAGAAAATCGATATGGAAAGGCATATAATGAAATTTAATTTAATTATTATAATGTATAATTTAAATTGTCACAAATCACCAATTGTTAATTCCTTATTGGAAATATATCGGAACAGTAATTTGTCACATATAAGAGTTTTTATATGTGACAACAGTACTAAAGTCGATATTAAAATAAAAAATAAAGAGTATTGTGGTGAAAAAGAATTTGTTTATGTAGACATGAATGGAAACAAAGGTCTAAGTAAAGCTTATAATAAAGCAATCGAGCTTATTAATGAAAAGGAATGGATTGTTTTATTTGATCAAGACACACTGATTGTGGATAATTATTTTTTGGAGCTTGAGAAGTCCATTACAAGGAACAAACATGTGAGTATACATGTTCCAATTATAAAATCAGAGGATATCATAATTTCACCATGTCTTTTAAAAAAAATGAAGGTAAAACAATTCAGAGTTGAAGTCAATAAGAATTACTCAGATATAACTGCAATTAATACCGGCATGTGTATAAATAAAAGAGTTTTCAGTAAAACAGGAGGATATAACGAAGATATATTTCTCGATTACTTAGATCACTATTTCATGAGAGAATATTATAAATATTATAAAGAAGTGGCTGTAATAAATGCAACCTTAATTCAGAGTTTTTCAGGGCACGATAATTCAAGCTTTGAAACCAGTTTATTAAGATTTAAAATATTTTTGAATGATTTTTTTGTTTATTGTTGCGAAGCTGGAGGAGGAAAAATATATTACAGTAGGAAGATATTGTTAAGAGCGATAAAATTAAGCTTTATATATAAAAATATTGCATTCTTAAAAATGGTTTTAAAGAGGTGAATTGATGAATATTTCTGTGGCAATGGCTAGTTATAATGGCGAAAAATATATAGAAGATCAAATAAACAGCATTTTATGTCAATTACATCAAAATGATGAATTGGTGATTAGTGATGATGGATCGAGTGATAATACGTTAAGTATAATAAATAGATTTTGTGAAAGAGATAAACGTATTAAATTGTATCATAATAAAGATAACGGTATTATTAAAAATTTTGAAAATGCAATTAAAAATACTGTTAATGAAATAATATTACTATGTGATCAAGATGATATTTGGTTGCCTAATAAAATTGAGAGAATGGTTAAAGAATTTGAAATTAACCCAGAGGTGACTTTAGTAATTAGTGACTTGCAATACGTGGATTCAGATTTGAATGAAGTAAAAGATGAATTGATAAATAGAAAATACAAAAAAGGTATATTGAAAAATTTCATTAAGAATTCTTACATAGGCTGCTGCATGGCATTTAATAAAGAGATAAAAAAAACAATATTACCTTTTCCGCAAAAGATACCTATGCATGATGCGTGGATAGGTATCTTAGCTGAATTATTTAAATATAAAATAGTTTATATACCTGAAAAGTT harbors:
- a CDS encoding O-antigen ligase family protein, producing the protein MINKYNSHILLKIIIIEMVLGGSGRVLTITSLLTIRYILFGLSLLYFSYEIYNNNYSIKNTPFYHEVNFFLAVYFMAILIGLFNGYDSLDVINSSKGYLYIFMIYPIGMMISSRELVKKAWEVFNNSALVLALLSIAIFAIFSYDESSYAVINPVLINLEYGHLSIRYGLPSVFFKASPYVAIALINNLFLFFNSPQQRDKFSILKILILLISILSTLTMGIWLASFIGLALCIVLSRPAIKKNTTLVLFSLIIVLIFVFNDFIIDALLNRLSPTDASFIIKKNQFFSLINIWRNNVVVGNGFGIKVFFESAVATREMVKFELFWIELLVNMGLIGLISFLLLIIKPIYKAVKLIKSEVINKTEVRLLQSGIVGLIMFSVISSVNPFLNNPIGLGYLILVMATINTYSKENRYGKAYNEI
- a CDS encoding glycosyltransferase, encoding MKFNLIIIMYNLNCHKSPIVNSLLEIYRNSNLSHIRVFICDNSTKVDIKIKNKEYCGEKEFVYVDMNGNKGLSKAYNKAIELINEKEWIVLFDQDTLIVDNYFLELEKSITRNKHVSIHVPIIKSEDIIISPCLLKKMKVKQFRVEVNKNYSDITAINTGMCINKRVFSKTGGYNEDIFLDYLDHYFMREYYKYYKEVAVINATLIQSFSGHDNSSFETSLLRFKIFLNDFFVYCCEAGGGKIYYSRKILLRAIKLSFIYKNIAFLKMVLKR
- a CDS encoding glycosyltransferase family 2 protein; protein product: MNISVAMASYNGEKYIEDQINSILCQLHQNDELVISDDGSSDNTLSIINRFCERDKRIKLYHNKDNGIIKNFENAIKNTVNEIILLCDQDDIWLPNKIERMVKEFEINPEVTLVISDLQYVDSDLNEVKDELINRKYKKGILKNFIKNSYIGCCMAFNKEIKKTILPFPQKIPMHDAWIGILAELFKYKIVYIPEKLILYRRHENTATTSDRNKLNKIIKWRFYLMLNLVQRCFCIKNIKKGEAVR